In Poecilia reticulata strain Guanapo linkage group LG1, Guppy_female_1.0+MT, whole genome shotgun sequence, one genomic interval encodes:
- the aanat1 gene encoding serotonin N-acetyltransferase, producing the protein MSVLGALPFMKPLHHVRSPVPQGRRHTLPASEFRSLSPEDAISVFEIEREAFISVSGECPLHLDEVRHFLTLCPELSLGWFEEGRLVAFIIGSLWDQERLTMDALTLHKPHGATVHIHVLAVHRTFRQQGKGSILMWRYLQYLRCLPYVRRAVLMCEDFLVPFYQKSGFKALGPAEITVGPLNFIEMFYPVRGHSFMRRNSGC; encoded by the exons ATGTCCGTGCTGGGCGCACTGCCGTTCATGAAGCCGCTGCACCACGTGCGCTCCCCGGTGCCGCAGGGCCGCCGCCACACGCTGCCGGCCAGCGAGTTCCGCTCCCTGAGTCCGGAGGACGCGATCAGCGTGTTCGAGATAGAAAGAGAAG CCTTCATCTCAGTGTCCGGAGAATGCCCGCTCCACCTGGACGAGGTGCGTCACTTCCTCACGCTGTGTCCCGAGCTTTCTCTCGGCTGGTTCGAGGAGGGACGGCTGGTGGCGTTCATCATCGGCTCTCTGTGGGACCAGGAGAGGCTAACCATG GATGCTTTGACTCTCCATAAGCCTCATGGAGCCACGGTCCATATCCACGTCCTCGCCGTCCACCGGACCTTCAGGCAGCAGGGGAAGGGCTCTATTCTGATGTGGCGCTACCTGCAGTACCTCCGCTGTCTGCCCTACGTGCGACGCGCTGTCCTGATGTGCGAGGACTTTCTGGTTCCCTTCTACCAGAAGTCAGGGTTCAAGGCTTTGGGCCCCGCTGAGATCACCGTGGGACCCCTCAACTTCATCGAGATGTTCTACCCAGTCAGGGGCCACTCCTTTATGCGGCGCAACAGTGGATGCTGA